In Silene latifolia isolate original U9 population chromosome 3, ASM4854445v1, whole genome shotgun sequence, a single window of DNA contains:
- the LOC141646751 gene encoding magnesium transporter MRS2-1-like produces MADLKEPLILRKPASSANLRELPYNASGSGRPPLQGMDVLGLKKRGQSIRSWIRVDTSGNSGVIEVDKFTMMRRCDLPARDLRLLDPLFVYPSTILGREKAIVVNLEQIRCIITADEVLLLNSLDSYVLHYVVELQRRLKTSATDTWHSEDIMNQRRGSRSFDNTSPDYLPFEFKALEIALEAACSYLDSQASELEIEAYPLLDELTSKISTLNLERVRRLKSRLVALTRRVQKVRDEIEQLMDDDGDMAEMYLTEKKRRMEVPFYGEQSVFGLRSNDAAISLSAPVSPVSSPPDSRRLEKCFSSRSRHESTRSSDSATESIEELEMLLEAYFVVIDSTLNKLTSLKEYIEDTEDFINIQLDNVRNQLIQFELLLTTATFVVAIFGVIAGIFGMNFEIALFDDPNAFQWVLWTTGLTGLVIFGSFVWFFRYKRLMPL; encoded by the exons ATGGCAGACCTGAAAGAACCCCTCATCTTAAGGAAACCAGCCTCGTCTGCCAACCTTAGAGAGCTGCCTTACAATGCATCTGGATCTGGGCGCCCACCTTTACAAGGGATGGATGTTTTAGGGTTAAAGAAGAGGGGGCAGAGCATTCGATCGTGGATCCGTGTTGATACATCCGGAAACTCAGGGGTCATAGAAGTTGACAAATTCACTATGATGCGTCGCTGCGACCTCCCTGCCCGAGATCTGCGATTGCTTGATCCGTTGTTTGTGTATCCGTCCACTATACTTGGTAGAGAGAAGGCCATAGTTGTTAATCTAGAGCAGATTCGGTGTATTATCACAGCTGATGAAGTTCTGCTTTTGAATTCCCTTGATAGCTATGTGTTGCACTATGTGGTTGAGCTTCAAAGACGGTTGAAAACGTCTGCTACTGATACATGGCACTCAGAAGATATCATGAATCAAAGAAGAGGTAGTAGAAGCTTTGACAATACATCGCCCGATTATTTGCCATTTGAGTTCAAAGCATTGGAAATTGCACTGGAGGCTGCCTGTTCATATCTTGACTCACAG GCATCTGAATTGGAGATTGAAGCATACCCATTGCTCGATGAACTCACGTCGAAGATCAGTACCTTAAACTTAGAAAGGGTGCGTCGATTGAAAAGCAGACTCGTTGCATTGACTCGAAGGGTGCAGAAG GTTAGAGATGAGATAGAACAGTTAATGGATGATGATGGAGATATGGCTGAGATGTATCTTACAGAGAAGAAAAGGCGAATGGAAGTACCATTCTATGGTGAACAGTCGGTCTTTGGATTAAGATCAAATGATGCTGCTATTTCTCTTTCTGCCCCAGTTTCTCCTGTTTCGTCTCCACCAGACTCTAGAAGACTCGAGAAATGCTTTAGCTCAAGAAGTCGGCATGAAAGCACGAGGAGCTCAGATAGTGCAACTGAGAGTATAGAAGAGCTGGAGATGTTGTTGGAAGCTTACTTCGTGGTCATTGATAGTACACTAAATAAACTTACATCA TTGAAAGAGTATATTGAGGACACAGAAGATTTCATTAATATTCAACTG GATAATGTTCGAAACCAGCTTATCCAGTTCGAACTTCTTCTTACAACAGCAACTTTTGTTGTTGCCATATTTGGTGTCATAGCTGGCATCTTCGGTATGAACTTCGAAATAGCATTATTTGACGATCCAAATGCATTCCAATGGGTCCTTTGGACTACAGGACTAACTGGACTCGTTATATTTGGCTCCTTTGTATGGTTTTTTCGATATAAAAGGCTAATGCCATTGTAA
- the LOC141646752 gene encoding transcription factor DIVARICATA-like has protein sequence MIGGEISKWTRAEDKLFEEALVIFSSEENDDDLKWNKIAGHVPGRSSDDVKAHYLDLLHDVDQIDSGRVEPPSYSDDFPFWVDESVTRSSQINFGGNSNKAVSSGGGGGGNKHSSDAERKKGTPWTEEEHRLFLIGLEKYGKGDWRSISRNVVVTRTPTQVASHAQKYYLRQNSGKKERKRSSIHDITTVDDKSGVRPAVEQSWIPPPGGNSIPQHPTLHQMSGSPQYGATQGSPFGYQNFGFPPM, from the exons ATGATAGGTGGCGAAATAAGCAAGTGGACAAGAGCGGAGGACAAATTATTCGAAGAAGCTCTAGTAATATTCTCTTCTGAAGAAAACGATGATGATTTAAAATGGAATAAAATTGCTGGTCACGTGCCTGGGAGGTCGTCTGATGATGTTAAGGCACATTATCTTGATTTATTACATGATGTTGATCAGATCGATTCCGGTCGGGTTGAACCGCCTAGTTATTCTGATGATTTTCCTTTTTGGGTTGATGAGTCTGTAACCCGGTCTAGTCAAATTAATTTCGGTGGTAATAGTAATAAGGCTGTTAGcagcggcggcggcggcggtggtAATAAACATAGTAGTGATGCTGAGCGTAAAAAGGGTACGCCTTGGACTGAAGAAGAACACAG GCTTTTCCTGATCGGGCTGGAGAAATATGGCAAGGGTGATTGGAGGAGCATCTCGAGGAACGTGGTGGTAACGAGAACACCAACCCAGGTAGCTAGCCATGCACAGAAGTACTACCTTCGGCAAAACTCAGGGAAGAAAGAGAGGAAGAGATCAAGCATCCATGACATCACCACCGTGGACGACAAATCTGGTGTACGACCAGCAGTCGAACAGAGCTGGATTCCACCACCTGGCGGAAACTCAATCCCTCAACATCCAACATTGCATCAAATGAGCGGGTCACCTCAGTACGGAGCTACCCAAGGAAGTCCATTTGGGTATCAGAATTTTGGGTTCCCTCCAATGTAA
- the LOC141646754 gene encoding uncharacterized protein At2g38710-like, giving the protein MVSAKQEMAVYCFDTLVGHYNNTDQIPPPAFDDAQHPLFVTWKKVVNGGEPRLRGCIGTLEPRALINGFKDYALTSALRDRRFSPIQAKELPQLQCTVSVLTDYETATDYLDWEVGKHGIIIEFTDPDYNTRRNATYLPEVAEHEGWTQLEAIDSLMRKAGYNGVITESLRKRIRLTRYQSSAITMHYGEYVAYVINTRGTAPTINGVKVTI; this is encoded by the exons atggTGTCGGCGAAGCAAGAAATGGCGGTCTACTGTTTTGATACACTTGTCGGTCACTACAATAACACCGATCAAATTCCTCctcctgcttttgatgatgctcAACA CCCGTTGTTTGTAACCTGGAAGAAGGTGGTTAATGGAGGAGAGCCTCGTCTTCGTGGCTGTATTGGAACTCTTGAACCCCGTGCCTTGATCAATGGTTTCAAGGACTATGCTCTCACTAG TGCGCTGAGAGATCGCCGTTTTTCCCCAATTCAAGCTAAAGAATTACCACAGTTGCAATGTACAGTTTCTGTTCTGACTGACTATGAGACCGCCACTGACTACCTGGACTGGGAG GTAGGAAAGCATGGCATCATAATTGAATTTACTGATCCTGACTACAATACCAGGCGAAATGCCACATATTTACCTGAAGTTGCTGAGCATGAAG gTTGGACGCAACTTGAGGCCATTGACTCGCTTATGCGTAAAGCCGGTTATAATGGCGTGATTACAGAATCTCTTAGGAAGCGCATTAGGTTGACTCGTTACCAGAGTTCAGCAATTACAATGCACTATGGTGAGTATGTTGCTTATGTGATCAACACCAGAGGCACTGCTCCAACTATTAATGGGGTCAAGGTAACTATTTAA
- the LOC141646753 gene encoding beta-amyrin 6-beta-monooxygenase-like: protein MGPLFILGCCLATILFIVSILPQTPIFKRNYNLPPGTIGWPIIGETFSYFASPTAFIRHKMTKYSTTIFSTYFFGHNVVFLCGPAANKFIFSNEGKLFKVWIPETLSKILCQPNYPKNSELQSSWLLLDAPIHKFFRPDSIRDHVHVIDSVSREHVDRYWVPNTNKELKVYPLAKEFSFYLACRVMLDYSNTNSEQIRQLAKQFFILAEDVFNVPVNFPGTPYYRAKKGGDKVLEMVTEIVKQRRKEATTMSPKEDVLGHILMATDSNGHVYSDQQIARKIIGYLFAGFYSTSSTIAILLCHLAQHPLVFEKVLQEQLEIVKDQREPGKLLHWKDVQKMKYSWNVVRESMRLLPPPTATFRVALTDFTYEGYTIPKGWKIGWDAHYTNTDPTYFKDPEKFDPSRFEEEGASVPYTYVPFGGGPRMCKGNEFARILLLVFLHNVVTKFRLEEIDSQKKTSSNHTSFQLKVVRV, encoded by the exons ATGGGTCCTTTGTTCATCTTAGGTTGTTGCTTAGCAACAATCCTCTTCATTGTTTCCATACTTcctcaaacacccattttcaagCGTAATTACAATCTTCCTCCCGGTACTATCGGGTGGCCGATCATCGGCGAAACCTTCTCATACTTCGCCAGCCCCACGGCCTTCATCCGCCACAAAATGACCAAATACTCGACAACCATCTTTAGTACATATTTCTTCGGGCATAATGTAGTTTTCTTATGCGGCCCAGCCGCTAACAAATTCATTTTCTCGAATGAAGGTAAATTGTTTAAGGTATGGATACCCGAGACACTGAGCAAAATTCTATGCCAACCGAATTATCCCAAAAACTCTGAGTTACAGTCGTCATGGCTACTACTTGATGCCCCAATCCACAAATTTTTCAGACCCGACTCAATTCGAGATCATGTTCATGTAATCGATTCTGTTTCACGTGAACACGTGGATCGTTACTGGGTTCCTAATACTAACAAAGAGCTGAAAGTTTACCCTCTTGCAAAAGAGTTCAGCTTTTACTTGGCTTGTAGGGTAATGTTGGATTACTCTAACACCAACTCGGAACAAATAAGGCAGCTCGCGAAGCAATTCTTTATCCTGGCTGAAGACGTCTTCAATGTACCAGTTAATTTCCCCGGGACACCTTATTATAGGGCGAAGAAAGGTGGAGATAAAGTCCTGGAAatggtgacggaaattgtgaaacAAAGGAGGAAGGAAGCGACAACAATGTCGCCAAAAGAAGACGTGTTGGGTCATATACTCATGGCCACCGACTCTAACGGCCATGTTTACAGTGACCAACAAATTGCGAGGAAGATTATTGGTTATTTGTTTGCCGGGTTTTACAGTACTAGCTCCACCATTGCTATTCTTTTATGCCATCTTGCCCAACACCCTCTTGTCTTCGAAAAGGTCTTACAAG AGCAATTAGAGATAGTTAAGGATCAGAGAGAACCAGGGAAGCTGTTACATTGGAAGGATGTACAGAAAATGAAGTACTCATGGAACGTGGTTCGAGAATCGATGAGACTACTTCCACCTCCAACTGCAACTTTTAGGGTGGCTCTCACTGACTTCACTTATGAAGGTTACACTATCCCTAAAGGTTGGAAG ATCGGTTGGGATGCACATTACACAAATACAGACCCGACATACTTTAAGGATCCAGAAAAATTCGATCCTTCAAGATTTGAAGAGGAAGGAGCATCGGTACCATATACTTACGTACCCTTTGGTGGAGGTCCTCGAATGTGCAAGGGAAACGAATTTGCACGAATATTACTACTCGTATTTTTACATAATGTCGTCACTAAATTCAGGTTAGAAGAGATCGATTCTCAAAAGAAGACATCTTCTAACCATACCAGTTTCCAGCTCAAGGTGGTCCGGGTTTAA